The window GCCAGGCCACCAGCGTGTTCCAGGCGGTCGACATCAGCACCATCACCGCGCCCAGCAGCAGGAAGGCGGCAGCCTGGTGGCCGGCACGCGCATCGACGAACTGCGGGAAGAAGGAAACGAAGAACAGGATGACCTTGGGGTTCAGCACATTGGTCAGGAAGCCCTGCATGAACAGGCCGCGCAGGCCGCGCCGCGGCGGTGGCGCGGCCTGCGCGGCGACGCCGGGGCGTTGCCACAGCAAGCGCAGTCCCAGCCACACCAGGTAGGCGGCACCGGCGTACTGGATGACACCGAAGGCCGCCGGCGAGGCCGCCAGCAGCGCGGTCAGGCCGAACGCGGTGGCAAGCGAATGCACGCAGCAGCCGGCGCTGACGCCCAGGGCCGACATCACGCCTGCGGCGCGGCCCTGGGCCACGCTGCGGCCGACGATGTAGGCCGTGTCCGGCCCCGGCGTCACATTGAGCAGGAAGACGGCGCCCACGAACAGCGGGAAGGCGGTGATGCCGAACATGGCGGGAACGCTCCGGGTGGAAGGTGGGAGGTGGCTGCGCCGGCTGTGATCATACCTGCCCGTCCGGCAGGGCGCAGCGGCTGCCCGCTGCCAGCGGCATGCCCTGCAGGAAGGACTGTGCCGCCTGGCGCCGTCCGCCCGGTCGCTGCAGTTCCGTGACGCGCAGCGCGCCTTCGCCGCAGGCGACCAGCACGCCATCCGCGTCGGCCGCCAGCACGGTGCCCGCCGGCGCGGCAGGCGCGGCGGGCGCAGGCTCGGCCCGGGCCTGCCAGCACTTGATGACGGTGTCGCCGATCTGCACGGTGGCGCCCGGAAACGGAGTGAAGGCCCGCACCTGGCGCGCCAGCACTGCCGCCGGCCGGCGCAGGTCCAGGCGCGCTTCTTCCTTGCCGATCTTCTCCGCATAGGTGACCCCGTCCGCGGGTTGCGGGGTGGCGCCCAGCGTCTCGCCGCGCGCCAGGCGCTCCAGCGCTTGCACCACCATGCGTGCGCCTTGCGCGGCCAGCTTGTCGTGCAGGCTGCCGGTGCTGTCGTCCGCCGCGATCGGCGTGGCCTCGCACGCGAGCATCGCGCCGGTGTCCAGGCCCTCGTCCATCTGCATCAGCGTGATGCCGGTCTCGGCATCGCCCGCCTCGATGGCGCGGTGGATCGGCGCAGCACCGCGCCAGCGCGGCAGCAGCGAGCCATGGATATTGATGCAGCCGTGGCGCGGCAGCGCCAGCACCTCGGCCGGCAGGATCAGGCCGTAGGCGGCCACCACCATCACATCGGGGGCGATGCCGGCCAGCGCATCGACGGCGGCGCCCGCCTCTTCCGGGTACTTGCCCTGGCGGCGCAGGGAGCGCGGCTGCAATACCGGTCCCAGGCCCTGCGCCAGCGCGTACTGCTTGACCGGGCTGGCCTGCAGCTGCATGCCACGTCCGGCCGGGCGGTCGGGCTGGCTGAGCACGGCCACCACGGGGAAACCGGCGGCGTGGATGGCTTCGAGGGCGGCGCGGGCGAATTCGGGCGTGCCGGCGAAGGCGACGCGCAGAGGCTGGACAGGTGGCATGGCAGGTTCGGCTGGTGGCGCCCGGAGGGGCGCGAAGGGGACGCGGCGCATGGCAGCGCGCCCGAGCGCAAGCGGCCGCGCGGCGGCCGGTGCGGACTGGACTTCGACGATGCGGGAAGCGTACTACGAAAGGTGCTGAGAAAGCGCTGCGGCGCCGTGCACCGCAGTTGCGCTCACATGCGGCTGCGCGTGCGCTTCTGCAGCTTGGACTTGATGCGGTTGAGCTTGAGCGGCGACAGGTATTCGACGAAGACCTTGCCGCGCAGGTGGTCGATCTCGTGCTGGATGCAGACCGCCAGCAGATCGTCCGCGTCGATCTCGAAGGTCTCGCCCTTCTCGTTGAGCGCACGCACGCGGACCCGGTCCGGACGCTCGACGCGGTCGTAGACCTCGGGCACCGACAGGCACCCTTCTTCCCACACCTTGCGGTTGTCGCTGGCCCACACCACCTCGGGATTGATGAAGACCATCAGCTCGTCGCGGCTCTCCGAGATATCGATGACCACCACCTGCTCGTGCACGTTGACCTGCGTGGCGGCCAGGCCGATGCCGGGTGCTTCGTACATGGTCTCGGCCATGTCCTTGACCAGCTGGCGGATGCGGTCGTCCACCACCGCGACGGGCTTGGCCACGGTGTGCAGGCGGGGATCGGGATAGGTCAGGATATCGAGTTTAGCCATGATGCTCGGGCGCAACGCCGGCAGCACATGCAGACCGGGCCGCGTTGCGGCAGCGGGGGTTTACATGCAGAATCGGGGCGCTAGTACAAAAATTCAAGGCGCGCCGCAGCAGGCACGCTCTCCAGGGTCAATCCGGCCGTCTCGCATGGCCGGTTCAGGAAAATGCGCAATCTTACCAAAGAGCACCGGGCGGCGCGGGGCCGCGGGCAGCATGCGCTTGTGCGCCTGCTGATGAGTGTGGCGGGCCTGGCCGCGGCAACGGGAATGCCGCTCCGGGCCACCTCCGGCGAACTGCCCGAGCGCACCGTGACGCCGGCGCAGCAGCGCACGGCGGAGGCCGCCGTGCAGGGCATACCGGCCACCGACCTGGCACCCGCCGCGCCTTCCCAGTACACGGTGCGCAGCGGCGATACCCTGTGGGACATCTCCGGCCGTTTCCTGCGCCAGCCGTGGCGCTGGCCCGAGCTGTGGGGCATGAACCGGCAGCAGGTGCGCAATCCTCATCTGATCTATCCCGGCCAGGTCCTTTACCTGCACCTGCGCGACGGCCGTGCCTGGCTGTCGACCACGCCGATCGGCGAGGGCGGCACCGTCAGGCTGTCGCCGCGCGTGCGCAGCGACGGCGCCGACGCGGCCGCCATTCCGAGCATCCCCGCCAGGGACATCGAGCCCTTCCTGACCCGGCCGCTGGTGGTGGACCAGGGCACGCTGCAGACGTCGGCCCGTATCGTCGCGCTGCCGGAGGCGCGCGTCTACCTGGGGCGCGGCGAGAATGCCTATGTGCGTGGCATCGCCGCCGCCGACGGCCTGCCCGGCAGTGACTGGCAGGTGTTCAAGCCGGTCGAGCCGGTACGCGACCCGGGTACCGGCAAGGTGCTTGGCTACCAGGCCGACTACCAGGGTAACGCGCGCCTGCTGCGCGGCCCCGAGGGGGCCGACGCCGTCGCCACCGTGAACATCACCCAGGCCCAGCAGGAGATGGGCGTCGGCAGCCTGCTGCTGCCGCAGCCTGCGCGCGAGCCGGTACGCTATGTGCCGCATGCCCCCGACGTCGAGGTGGCTGGCCGCATCGCCGCCGTCTACGGTGGCGTGCAGTACGGCGGCGCCAAGCAGGTGGTGGTGCTCAACGTCGGCGCCAATGCCGGCCTGGAACCCGGCAACGTGCTGGCGCTGTCGCGCACCGGCGAGGTGGTCAGGGACCGCACCGCGGACAACCGCAAGATCGTGCTGCCCGACGAGCGCTACGGCCTGGCCTTCGTCTTCCGTGTCTTCCCCGGCGTCTCCTACGCCCTGGTCACCGACGCCTCCAGCGTGGTGCAGGTGGGCGACAGCGCCGCTTCGCCGCGTTGACGGAGACGGGCACGCACGTCGCGCCGGCGGGCGGCACGCGCGAGCCCGCCGAGATCGCCGCCTGGCTGCGCCTGGTGGCGGCACCGGGCCTGGGGCCGGTGGGTGTGCGCCGCTTGTTGTCGGCCTACGGCCTGCCGGAGCGGATCCTGGCGCAGGACGCCGCCGCACTGGCGCAACTGGTGCCGGCTGGCAGCGTACGGGCCCTGCTGGCCGCGCCGGGCCCCGCCCTGGCCGCGCTGGTGGCGCGCACCGCCGAGTGGGCCGCCATGCCCGGCAACCATCTGCTGACGCTGGCCGACGCGGCCTACCCGGCCGCACTGCTCGACCTGGCCGATCCACCTCCCCTGCTCTACCTGCATGGCGATCTCGCGGCGCTGCGGCGGCCGGCCATCGCCCTGGTGGGCGCGCGCAGCGCCAGCGCCCAGGGCGCGCGCGATGCGCAGGCCTTCGCGCGGGCGCTGGCCGGTGCCGGCCTGTGCGTGGTGTCGGGGCTGGCCGCCGGCATCGACGCGGCCGCCCATCTCGGCGCCCTCGAGGGCGCCGGCGGCACGCTGGCCGTGGTCGGCACCGGGATCGACCAGGTCTATCCGGCGCGGCACCGCGCCCTGGCCGGACGCATCGCCGGGCACGGCGCCATGCTCAGCGAGTTCGCGCTGGGCACGCCGCCGCGCAGCCACCATTTTCCGCAGCGCAACCGGCTGATCGCGGCCCTGGCGCGCGGCGTACTGGTGGTGGAGGCGGCAGCGCGCTCGGGCTCGCTGATCACCGCACGGCTGGCGGCCGAGCTGGGGCGCGAGGTCTTCGCCATTCCCGGCTCGATCCATGCACCGTTGTCACGCGGTTGCCACCTGCTGATCCGTGATGGCGCCAAGCTGGTCGAATCGGCGCAGGATGTGCTCGAGGAGCTGGGCACCCCCGGCCAGCCGGCCGCCGAAGCCCGTGGCGCGGTCCCGCGCGGGCGGCACGCTGCCGAGGCGGGGTGCGCGCTGGGGGCTGCCCTGGGATTCGAGCCGGCCAGTCTCGACGAACTGTGCCGGCGCAGCGGCCTGGGCGCCAGCCAGGCTCTCGCCGGCCTGCTCTCGCTCGAACTGGCCGGCCTGGCCGAGCGGCTGCCGGGCAACCTGTTCCGGCGCCTGGCTTGAAGATCCACAGGGAGGCCGGCAAGGCGGCCCGGGTTCGCCCCCTTTTCCGCACAGCCGCTACAATCAAGCCAAGTCAGCCCCAGAAGGGCTTATGTTTCACTTGCCATGACCGTTTACCTCCCCGAACGCGACGCCGACGCGCTGGCGCAGGCCCTCTCCGACCGACCGCAAGGGCGGCTGGTGGCCTGCCTGTGCGCGGCGTGGTGCCGTACCTGCGGGGAGTACCAGGCGGCGTTCGCGGCCGTGGCCGCGCAGTACCCGCGGGATTGCTTCGTCTGGATCGATGTCGAAACCCATGCCGACCGGCTGGGCGACCTCGATATTGAGAACTTTCCAACCATACTGGTGCAACCGATCACTGGTGGCGCGCCGCAATTCTATGGGACGCTGCTGCCACATGCAGAAGTGCTCCAGCGCATGCTGGGGCGCGACGTTTCGATGCAAGGGACGGCGCAGGAGTTGCCGGATGTGCTCGACTGGCTGCTTGAGAGCCGCGCACACTAGATCCGGGCAGCGGCGGTGGCTGGCTTGCACCGTCGTCGAGACCGCGCTTATTATTGGCGCCTCAAAGAAGCCAGCGCCCTGTTTACATACGCCGTAGTGCAATTCGCAGGCTGCCAGAAGGTGGCCGGCAAGGACCCGTTCAATGTCAAAAGCCCTCATCATCGCGGAAAAGCCATCGGTTGCTGCCGATATCGCCCGTGCCCTCGGGGGCTTTACCAAGCACGACGAGTACTTCGAGAACGACGACTTCGTGCTGTCGTCCGCCGTGGGCCACCTGGTGGAGATCGCCGCCCCGGATGAATACGAAGTCAAGCGTGGCAAGTGGAGCTTCGCCAACCTGCCGGTGATCCCGCCGCACTTCGACCTGCGGCCCATCGCCAAGACCGAGTCGCGCCTGAAGGTGCTGAACCGGCTGATCAAGCGCAAGGACGTCACCGGCCTGATCAACGCCTGCGACGCGGGGCGCGAGGGCGAACTGATCTTCCGCCTGATCGCGCAGCAGGCCAAGGCCAAGCAGCCGGTGCGCCGGCTGTGGCTGCAGTCGATGACGCCGCAGGCGATCCGCGACGGCTTCGCGCGCCTGCGCGAGGACGAGGAGATGCTGCCGCTGGCCGACGCCGCGCGCTGCCGCTCGGAGGCCGACTGGCTGGTCGGCATCAACGGCACCCGTGCCATGACCGCCTTCAACAGCAAGGGCGGCGGCTTTTTCCTGACCACGGTGGGCCGGGTGCAGACGCCGACGCTGTCGATCGTGGTCGAGCGCGAGGAGAAGATCAAGCACTTCGTGCCGCGCGACTACTGGGAAGTGCGCGCCGAGTTCATCGCCGCCGCCGGCCTCTACGAGGGCCGCTGGTACGACCCCAAGTTCAAGAAGAGCGAGCTCGACCCCGAGGCGCGCGAATCGCGCCTGTGGAGCGAGGCCGAGGCCATGAGCATCGTCGCGGCCTGCCGCGGCAAGCCCGGCACCGTCAGCGAGGAATCCAAGCCCTCGACGCAGCAGTCGCCGGCCCTGTTCGACCTGACCACGCTGCAGCGCGAGGCCAACTCGCGCTTCGGCTTCTCGGCCAAGAACACGCTCGGGCTGGCGCAGGCGCTGTACGAGAAGCACAAGGTGCTGACCTACCCGCGTACCGATGCGCGCGCGCTGCCCGAGGACTACCTGGGCACGGTCAAGCAGACCATGGACATGCTGGCCGAGAGTTCGCACAACTACCTGCCGCACGCCAAGAAGATCCTGACCAACGGCTGGGTCAAGCCGAACAAGCGCATCTTCGACAACAGCAAGATCAGCGACCACTTCGCCATCATCCCCACGCTGCAGGCGCCGAAGAACCTGTCGGAGCCGGAGCAGAAGCTGTACGACCTGGTGGTGCGCCGCTTCCTGGCGGTGTTCTTCCCGGCCGCGGAATTCCAGGTCACCACGCGTGTCACCGAGGTGGCTGGCCATCACTTCAAGACCGAGGGCAAGGTCCTGGTCAACCCGGGCTGGCTCGAGATCTATGGCCGCGAGGCGCAGGGCAAGGACGACAAGGACGCCAACCTGGTGCCGGTGGCCAAGGGCGAGAAGGTCAAGACCGACAAGGTCGAGGCGGTGGGCCTGACCACCAAGCCGCCGGCGCGCTACAACGAAGCCACGCTGCTGTCCGCCATGGAAGGCGCCGGCAAGCTGGTGGACGACGACGCGCTGCGCGAGGCCATGGCCGGCAAGGGCCTGGGTACGCCGGCCACGCGCGCGGCCATCATCGAAGGCCTGCTGACCGAGAAGTACCTGGTGCGCGAAGGCCGCGAACTGATCCCGACCGCCAAGGCCTTCCAGCTGATGACGCTGCTGCGCGGCCTCGGCGTGGAGGAACTGACCCAGGCCGAACTGACCGGCGAGTGGGAGCACAAGCTCGCGCAGATCGAGCGCGGCCGCCTCAAGCGTGACGAGTTCATGCGCGAGATCGCGCAGATGACGCAGCAGATCGTCAAGCGCGCCAAGGAGTACGACAGCGACACCATCCCCGGCGACTACGCCACGCTGGACACGCCGTGCCCGCAGTGCGGCGGCCAGGTCAAGGAGAACTACCGCCGCTTCGCCTGTACCGCCTGCGAGTTCTCCATCAGCAAGATCCCGGGTGGGCGCCAGTTCGAGATCGAGGAAGTCGAGGAACTGCTGCTGAAGAAGGAGATCGGTCCGCTGCAGGGGTTCCGCAGCAAGATGGGCCGGCCCTTCGCCGCCATCCTCAAGCTCGGCAAGGACGACGACGGCCATTACAAGATGGAGTTCGACTTCGGCCAGAACGATGACGAAGGCGATGGCGAACCGGTGGACTTCAGCGGTCAGCAGGCCGTCGGCACATGCCCGAAGTGCGGCGGCGCGGTGTTCGAGCACGGTATGAAGTACGTCTGCGAGAACACGGTGGCCAGTCCCAAGTCCTGCGACTTCACCACCGGCAAGATCATCCTGCAGCAGGAGATCTCGCGCGAGCAGATCGGCAAGCTGCTGACCGACGGCCGCACCGACCTGCTGACCGGCTTCAAGTCTTCGCGTACCGGCCGCAATTTCAAGGCCTTCCTGGTCAAGCAGGCCGACGGCAAGATCGGCTTCGAGTTCGAGGCACGCGAGCCGAAGGCCGGGGCCAAGCCGGCGGCCAAGTCCGCGCGCGCGGCGGCGGCGGCGGACGATGGCGTGGCAACGGCCGAGAGTGCGGTGCAGAAGGCGCCGGCGCGCAAGGCGGCGGCCAAAACCACCAAGACCGCAGCGGCCAAGACCACCAAGGCCCCGGCAGCCAAGACGGCAGCGGCCAAGAAGAGCAGCAGCGGCAAGGCTGCCGCCTGAGGCCAAGGCGGCTGCCTGAGGCCAAGGCGGCTGCCGGGGGAGGATTCCCGGCGGCCCGCCCTGCGCTGCGCCAGTTTCAGGCGCGGCGGTTCTCGCCCTCGCTCAGCAGGAAATCGATGAAGGCCCGTACCTTGGTCGGCAGGAACTTGCGGCTGGGGTAGACCACGCTCACGTCGCGCCGCGGCAGCTGGTATTGCGGCAGGATGTGCGTCAGGCGCCCCGCTTCCACATTGGGACGCGCCAGGTAGGACGACAGCATCGCCACGCCCATGTCGGCCAGGGCCGCCTGGTGCGCCAGTTCGGCGTTGCTGCACAGCAGGCCTGGCCGGATCGGCACGGTCACCTCTCCTTCCGGCCCGGACAGGGTCCATTCGTGCGCCACGTTGGGCAGGCGCAGCAAGATGCAGCGGTGGTTGGCGAGATCCTGCGCGTTGCGCAGTGGCGGGTGCTGGCGCAGGTAGCCGGGCGAGGCACACAGGATGATCTCGGCCGACAGCAGCGGCCGCGCCACCAGGTGCGAGCCCAGGCCCAGGTCCGACAGCACGATGCCGATGTCGCGCCCTTCTTCCACGATGTCGACGATGCGGTCGGACAGCAGCACGTCGAACACCATGTCCGGGTACTGCTTCTGGAAGCGCGCCAGCATCTCGGGCAGCAGGTGCAGCCCGAACATCACCGGCGCGACCAGGCGCAAGGTGCCCGACAGCGACTGGCTGCGCGCGGTGACCAGCGACTCGGCCTCGTCGACGTCCTCCAGGATCTGCTGGCAGCGCTGCAGGTAGGACTCGCCGGCATCGGTCAGCGACAGGCTGCGCGTGGTGCGGTTGAGCAGGCGGGTGCCCAGGTGGCTTTCCAGGTCGGCGACGTAGCGCGTGACGACGGCGTTCGACATCTCCAATTGCTGCGCCGCACGTGCAAAGCTGCCAAGTTCAACCACCTTGGCGAAAACGCGCATCGATTGCAGCCGATCCATGACATAGTCTCCCGTCCGTTTTGCGGATCTTTACGCTATCCGGCCTATTTATTGTGAAAACTACAATCAATCATTGTCGTTGGCAATATTTATTCATATAAGGGGAATGCCTAATATCTAGCCATCGGATGCCGCACCGCAGCGAACCAATGCCGGTGAAGAGGCGTCCCAGCCTGTGGAAAGGATTAGCCATGAAGACCCAACGCTCCGCCCTGATCGCTGTCGCGACCCTCGCCGCCGCCCTGCTGGCCGCCCCCGCCTTTGCCAAGGCAGGCAAGTTCGACCCGTACACCGACGGCGCCAAGGTCGGCAAGTTCGACACCTACACCGATGGCGCCAAGTCGGGCAAGTTCGATACCTTCACCGACGGCGCCAAGTCGGGCAAGTTCGATACCTTCACCGACGGTGCCAAGATCGGCAAGTTCGATCCGTACACCGACGGCGCTGCCCTCTGACCGGTCCTCGCGACCGGCCGGCCTGCATCGCCCGGGGCGCGCCTGCCGCGCGTCCCACCGCTTTCGGCTGATCTCCACAGGCCGGCGGGAGGGGGTCACAAGCCCGCTTCCCGCATCTCATGGAGCCAACGCCCGTGCCTTCGGCACGGGCGTTTTCGTTGGCGCGGGCAAGTCCTGCGCGCCTTGCTGTCGTGCGCGCAGGGGGAGCATACGTCACCACCTCGATCATTATGCCCGACCCCGCACATGAAAAACGGGCCTGTTGGCCCGTTTCCCTGATGCGGAGCAATCGCCCGCTGGTGGTACACGAGGGCGGGAACGGGGATGCCGTTGCCTGCGCCCGCCGTGCCGCCGACGACGTTCAATCGTCGTGGCGATGCCACTTCTTGCGCTTGCCGTGGTGCCAGCGGTCGTCACGGCGCTCGTCCGCATAGGAGTTGCTGCGCGAGACGTTGCCACCCAGTGCCGCGCCGGCGCCGCCGCCCACGGCCGCGCCGACCAGGCCACCGGCGCGGCCGCCCATGGCATTGCCGGCCGCGGTGCCGGCGCCGCCGCCCAGGGCACCGCCGATGATGGCGCCGGTGCGCTCGCGGCGGTTGGAGGTGACCGCACCGCCGGCGCCGCCGCCGACCGCGCCACCGATCACGGCGCCGGTGCTGCCGCCCAGGGCGCCGCCGACCGCGGCACCGGCTACGCCGCCGAGGGCGCCGCCGAGGGCATTGTTCATATCGCCTGCAAATGCCGGCAGCGCCGGGAGCGTGGCAGCGGCCATGGCGATGGCCAGGGTCAGGTGGCGGACGGAGTGGCGGTTCATGGATTTTTCCTTGTTCGGATTGGCTCTTGCCTTACTTGTCGCCAGTGTAGAGAAGCGTTCTCCGCTTTGCTGTAACGACCTGTAAGCCCTGTAACGTCTGCGGATTCTTGCGTGCAAAGAAAAAGACGGCTGCTTGCGCAGCCGTCTTTTCGTCACGTCATCAGCCTTGTGCCGCCGGCGGCGCCTGAGGGGCGGCGCCGCGGCCCGGCTTCAGCAGCACCTGCCGCCCTGCCCGCCGCCGTAGCGCGCCTGCTGGCGCTCGCGGAAGAACTCTTCATAGCTCATCGGCTTGCTGTCGGGGTGGGCGTTCTGCATGTGCGCCACATAGGTCTCGTAATCGGGCAGCCCGACCATCAGGCGCAGCGACTGGCCGAGGTAGCGGCCGAAGGTCTCCAGTTGCTCCAGCATGGCGATTCTCCCTGCCGCGCTCAGCCGCGTGCCGAGGCACCGGACGGCAGCGGCTCGAACGGCGTTTCCTGGTCGGTGCGGCGTCCGACCTGGCGTGCCTGCAGAGCGGTCTTGAAGCCGTAGAACACGATCGACAGCACTACCACCATGAAGAGCGCGCACAGGCCGGCATCGAGGTAGTCGTTGAAGACGATGCGGTGCATCTGCTCCATCGACTTGGCCGGTGCCAGCACCTTGCCGGCGGCGATGGCATCGCTGAACTTGGCGGCGTGTGTCAGGAAGCTCACCTTGGGATCGGCATCGAACAGCTTCTGCCAGCCCGCGGTCAGCGTGCAGACCAGCAGCCACACGGTCGGCAGCAGCGTGACCCAGGCGTACTGGCCGCGCTTCATCTTGACCAGCACGCAGGTCGACAGCACCAGCGCGACCGCGGCGAGCATCTGGTTGGAGATGCCGAACAGCGGCCACAGCGTGTTGATGCCGCCCAGCGGATCGACCACGCCCTGATAGAGGAAGTAGCCCCAGGCGGCCACGCACAGGGCCGTGGCGATCAGGTTGGCCGGCAGCGAATCGGTGCGGCGCATGGCCGGAACGAAGCTGCCCAGCAAGTCCTGCAGCATGAAGCGGCCGGCGCGCGTGCCGGCGTCCACGGCGGTCAGGATGAAGAGCGCCTCGAACAGGATGGCGAAGTGGTACCAGAAGGCCATCATGGCCTGGCCGCCGACCACCTGGTGCAGGATGTGGGCGATGCCCACCGCCAGCGTCGGCGCGCCGCCGGCGCGCGAGATGATGGTGTTCTCGCCGACGTCCCTGGCGGTCTGCAGCAGCACGTCAGGGGTGATCACGAAGCCCCAGCTCGACACCACCTGCGCCACCGATTCCGGCGAGGTGCCGATCACCGCGGCCGGGCTGTTCATGGCGAAGTAGACGCCCGGCTCGATCACCGAGGCGGCCACCAGCGCCATGATGGCGACGAAGGACTCGGCCAGCATCGCGCCGTAGCCGATGAAGCGCGCATGCGATTCGTTCTCCAGCAGCTTGGGCGTGGTACCCGAGGAGATCAGCGCATGGAAGCCCGACACCGCGCCGCAGGCGATGGTGATGAAGAGGAAGGGGAACAGGTTGCCCGACCACACCGGACCGCCGCCCTGGGCGAACTGGGTGAAGGCCGGCATCTTCAGCTCCGGCGCCACGACCAGGATGCCGATGGCCAGCGCGATGATGGTGCCGATCTTCAGGAAGGTCGACAGGTAGTCGCGCGGCGCCAGCAGCAGCCATACCGGCAGCACGGCAGCGATGAAGCCGTAGACGATCAGCATCCAGGTCAGCGCCTTGCCGTCGAAGGTGAACAGCGGCGCCAGCGCCGGGCTCTCGTGCACGTA of the Cupriavidus malaysiensis genome contains:
- a CDS encoding LysE family translocator, whose amino-acid sequence is MFGITAFPLFVGAVFLLNVTPGPDTAYIVGRSVAQGRAAGVMSALGVSAGCCVHSLATAFGLTALLAASPAAFGVIQYAGAAYLVWLGLRLLWQRPGVAAQAAPPPRRGLRGLFMQGFLTNVLNPKVILFFVSFFPQFVDARAGHQAAAFLLLGAVMVLMSTAWNTLVAWLAGTLTRRAGRMPRLKCWLDRTVGTAFIALGARLAMMQR
- the fmt gene encoding methionyl-tRNA formyltransferase; this encodes MPPVQPLRVAFAGTPEFARAALEAIHAAGFPVVAVLSQPDRPAGRGMQLQASPVKQYALAQGLGPVLQPRSLRRQGKYPEEAGAAVDALAGIAPDVMVVAAYGLILPAEVLALPRHGCINIHGSLLPRWRGAAPIHRAIEAGDAETGITLMQMDEGLDTGAMLACEATPIAADDSTGSLHDKLAAQGARMVVQALERLARGETLGATPQPADGVTYAEKIGKEEARLDLRRPAAVLARQVRAFTPFPGATVQIGDTVIKCWQARAEPAPAAPAAPAGTVLAADADGVLVACGEGALRVTELQRPGGRRQAAQSFLQGMPLAAGSRCALPDGQV
- the def gene encoding peptide deformylase, whose amino-acid sequence is MAKLDILTYPDPRLHTVAKPVAVVDDRIRQLVKDMAETMYEAPGIGLAATQVNVHEQVVVIDISESRDELMVFINPEVVWASDNRKVWEEGCLSVPEVYDRVERPDRVRVRALNEKGETFEIDADDLLAVCIQHEIDHLRGKVFVEYLSPLKLNRIKSKLQKRTRSRM
- a CDS encoding LysM peptidoglycan-binding domain-containing protein, with translation MRNLTKEHRAARGRGQHALVRLLMSVAGLAAATGMPLRATSGELPERTVTPAQQRTAEAAVQGIPATDLAPAAPSQYTVRSGDTLWDISGRFLRQPWRWPELWGMNRQQVRNPHLIYPGQVLYLHLRDGRAWLSTTPIGEGGTVRLSPRVRSDGADAAAIPSIPARDIEPFLTRPLVVDQGTLQTSARIVALPEARVYLGRGENAYVRGIAAADGLPGSDWQVFKPVEPVRDPGTGKVLGYQADYQGNARLLRGPEGADAVATVNITQAQQEMGVGSLLLPQPAREPVRYVPHAPDVEVAGRIAAVYGGVQYGGAKQVVVLNVGANAGLEPGNVLALSRTGEVVRDRTADNRKIVLPDERYGLAFVFRVFPGVSYALVTDASSVVQVGDSAASPR
- the dprA gene encoding DNA-processing protein DprA, coding for MTETGTHVAPAGGTREPAEIAAWLRLVAAPGLGPVGVRRLLSAYGLPERILAQDAAALAQLVPAGSVRALLAAPGPALAALVARTAEWAAMPGNHLLTLADAAYPAALLDLADPPPLLYLHGDLAALRRPAIALVGARSASAQGARDAQAFARALAGAGLCVVSGLAAGIDAAAHLGALEGAGGTLAVVGTGIDQVYPARHRALAGRIAGHGAMLSEFALGTPPRSHHFPQRNRLIAALARGVLVVEAAARSGSLITARLAAELGREVFAIPGSIHAPLSRGCHLLIRDGAKLVESAQDVLEELGTPGQPAAEARGAVPRGRHAAEAGCALGAALGFEPASLDELCRRSGLGASQALAGLLSLELAGLAERLPGNLFRRLA
- a CDS encoding thioredoxin domain-containing protein, with amino-acid sequence MTVYLPERDADALAQALSDRPQGRLVACLCAAWCRTCGEYQAAFAAVAAQYPRDCFVWIDVETHADRLGDLDIENFPTILVQPITGGAPQFYGTLLPHAEVLQRMLGRDVSMQGTAQELPDVLDWLLESRAH
- a CDS encoding DNA topoisomerase III is translated as MSKALIIAEKPSVAADIARALGGFTKHDEYFENDDFVLSSAVGHLVEIAAPDEYEVKRGKWSFANLPVIPPHFDLRPIAKTESRLKVLNRLIKRKDVTGLINACDAGREGELIFRLIAQQAKAKQPVRRLWLQSMTPQAIRDGFARLREDEEMLPLADAARCRSEADWLVGINGTRAMTAFNSKGGGFFLTTVGRVQTPTLSIVVEREEKIKHFVPRDYWEVRAEFIAAAGLYEGRWYDPKFKKSELDPEARESRLWSEAEAMSIVAACRGKPGTVSEESKPSTQQSPALFDLTTLQREANSRFGFSAKNTLGLAQALYEKHKVLTYPRTDARALPEDYLGTVKQTMDMLAESSHNYLPHAKKILTNGWVKPNKRIFDNSKISDHFAIIPTLQAPKNLSEPEQKLYDLVVRRFLAVFFPAAEFQVTTRVTEVAGHHFKTEGKVLVNPGWLEIYGREAQGKDDKDANLVPVAKGEKVKTDKVEAVGLTTKPPARYNEATLLSAMEGAGKLVDDDALREAMAGKGLGTPATRAAIIEGLLTEKYLVREGRELIPTAKAFQLMTLLRGLGVEELTQAELTGEWEHKLAQIERGRLKRDEFMREIAQMTQQIVKRAKEYDSDTIPGDYATLDTPCPQCGGQVKENYRRFACTACEFSISKIPGGRQFEIEEVEELLLKKEIGPLQGFRSKMGRPFAAILKLGKDDDGHYKMEFDFGQNDDEGDGEPVDFSGQQAVGTCPKCGGAVFEHGMKYVCENTVASPKSCDFTTGKIILQQEISREQIGKLLTDGRTDLLTGFKSSRTGRNFKAFLVKQADGKIGFEFEAREPKAGAKPAAKSARAAAAADDGVATAESAVQKAPARKAAAKTTKTAAAKTTKAPAAKTAAAKKSSSGKAAA
- a CDS encoding LysR family transcriptional regulator, with the translated sequence MDRLQSMRVFAKVVELGSFARAAQQLEMSNAVVTRYVADLESHLGTRLLNRTTRSLSLTDAGESYLQRCQQILEDVDEAESLVTARSQSLSGTLRLVAPVMFGLHLLPEMLARFQKQYPDMVFDVLLSDRIVDIVEEGRDIGIVLSDLGLGSHLVARPLLSAEIILCASPGYLRQHPPLRNAQDLANHRCILLRLPNVAHEWTLSGPEGEVTVPIRPGLLCSNAELAHQAALADMGVAMLSSYLARPNVEAGRLTHILPQYQLPRRDVSVVYPSRKFLPTKVRAFIDFLLSEGENRRA
- a CDS encoding YbdD/YjiX family protein, coding for MLEQLETFGRYLGQSLRLMVGLPDYETYVAHMQNAHPDSKPMSYEEFFRERQQARYGGGQGGRCC